A region of Brevundimonas sp. NIBR10 DNA encodes the following proteins:
- a CDS encoding TonB-dependent receptor, translating to MSQYRYLAGALAAVSVAAISTAVAAEEARAFSIPSGALSDALPVFGAQSGQQILYTPEMVAGVQTVGLQGRYEPSAGLARLLAGSGLGWTQTRPGVFVLRRTQAAASDESTIRVDDVVVTGTLLKGSGELASPVLVLDRDALDRRGRGTVAEVLTDLPQNYQGSGTPGALLAGADGSGSNGVVATGVNLRGLGTDATLVLVNGRRLAGTGFMAEFADVSALPSAAVERVDVLLDGASALYGADAVAGVVNIIMRRSFDGQESRLRVSAAQGGAETVQASHLIGTSWSSGSALLSYEYQHQNPLNARDRTYTATGDLRPFGGSDWRGIFSAPGNIVAFDPAIGSYVASFAIRPNATGAARTPADFAAGQANLQAPSFGVDLSPELERQSVYGRVGQSIGDRLDLTADVRFSRRTYGFDNVAAATILEVADANPFFVSPDGETEHTIAYSFLGDLGLTRQSGSSRSVGVTAGASYDFGKGWSLEGYLSYADERGEAAITDRVNTARLDEALGNTPDDPATTYSAARDGYFNPFGAGAANGPAVLNFIGAGYSSELDRSRAMSANLLLEGPLMSLPGGDLKIAVGAQVRNEAFETRSTAFLSSLVPIVTETPQRDRTIEAAFAEARIPVFGPDNGRPGLRRLELSIAGRIEEYDDFGTTSNPKLGLVWSPVADLTFRGSWGTSFRAPALPQLFDESAVGATLVPRANGSRLLAIYLYGGNPDLKPETAETWTAGFDYRRANGLQLSASYFNTRFDNRIAQPTNENLSGVLTDPSLAPFVHLIDPANAADLALVQSYISTPGFVFGNLFPPSTYGALLDGRWVNAASVALSGLDLAAAYPFTIGGATVTLDATASYLFDYRTQTTPAAPTLDVLDQVGRPTRLRSRAGASTRWRNYAADLHWIHVSDYADASGRKIDAWDTADLSLGWSPVGGRWDGLTVALTVQNLFDRDPPFYDNPTGYGFDPGQANLLGRVVAFQLAKRW from the coding sequence ATGAGTCAGTACCGTTATCTCGCCGGGGCGCTGGCGGCCGTATCCGTAGCCGCGATCAGCACCGCCGTCGCCGCCGAGGAGGCGCGCGCTTTCAGCATTCCGTCCGGTGCGCTCAGTGACGCCTTGCCGGTGTTTGGCGCCCAGTCGGGCCAGCAGATCCTCTATACGCCCGAAATGGTGGCCGGCGTGCAGACCGTCGGCCTGCAGGGGCGGTATGAACCGTCAGCTGGTCTGGCGCGACTGCTGGCGGGCTCCGGTCTCGGCTGGACCCAGACCCGCCCCGGCGTGTTCGTGTTGCGTCGGACGCAGGCCGCAGCCTCCGATGAATCGACAATCCGGGTGGACGATGTCGTCGTCACCGGCACCCTGCTCAAGGGGTCTGGCGAACTGGCCTCGCCGGTTCTGGTTCTCGATCGCGACGCCCTGGATCGCAGGGGGCGCGGCACGGTCGCCGAGGTCCTGACCGACCTGCCGCAAAATTATCAGGGCAGCGGCACGCCGGGCGCGCTGTTGGCCGGCGCCGACGGCAGCGGCTCCAACGGCGTCGTGGCGACAGGTGTCAATCTCAGGGGGCTGGGAACCGACGCCACCCTGGTTCTGGTCAACGGACGCCGTCTGGCCGGCACAGGCTTCATGGCCGAGTTCGCCGATGTTTCCGCCTTGCCGTCGGCCGCAGTCGAGCGCGTGGACGTCCTGCTGGACGGCGCGTCCGCCTTGTACGGCGCCGACGCGGTCGCCGGCGTCGTCAACATCATCATGCGCCGGTCGTTCGACGGGCAGGAAAGCCGGTTACGGGTTTCGGCGGCGCAAGGCGGGGCCGAGACCGTTCAGGCGTCGCATCTCATCGGGACCTCCTGGTCATCCGGCTCGGCGCTCCTGTCCTACGAGTACCAGCATCAGAACCCGCTGAACGCCCGCGACCGCACCTATACGGCGACGGGCGATCTGAGGCCCTTCGGCGGATCGGACTGGCGCGGCATCTTCAGCGCGCCCGGCAATATCGTCGCGTTCGATCCGGCGATCGGCAGCTATGTCGCGAGCTTCGCCATCCGGCCAAACGCGACCGGGGCGGCGCGGACGCCCGCAGACTTCGCCGCAGGCCAGGCCAATCTGCAGGCGCCGTCGTTCGGCGTGGATCTTTCGCCGGAGCTCGAGCGCCAGAGTGTCTATGGCCGGGTCGGGCAATCGATCGGCGATCGACTGGATCTGACGGCCGATGTGCGGTTCAGCCGCCGCACCTATGGCTTCGACAATGTCGCGGCGGCGACCATCCTGGAGGTCGCAGACGCCAATCCCTTCTTCGTGTCGCCTGATGGAGAGACGGAGCACACGATCGCCTATTCGTTCCTGGGCGATCTGGGACTGACCCGGCAGTCGGGCTCCTCACGCAGCGTGGGCGTGACGGCGGGCGCCAGCTACGATTTCGGGAAAGGCTGGTCGCTGGAAGGCTACCTTTCCTACGCCGATGAGCGGGGCGAGGCGGCCATCACGGACCGGGTCAACACCGCGCGTCTGGACGAGGCTCTCGGCAATACGCCAGACGATCCGGCCACGACCTACAGCGCCGCGCGCGACGGCTATTTCAACCCCTTCGGCGCCGGCGCCGCGAACGGCCCGGCGGTGCTGAACTTCATCGGCGCCGGATATTCCAGCGAGCTCGACCGCAGCCGGGCGATGTCCGCCAACCTGCTTCTGGAGGGGCCGCTCATGAGCCTGCCAGGCGGCGATCTGAAGATCGCCGTCGGCGCCCAGGTGCGAAACGAGGCGTTCGAGACGCGTTCGACGGCCTTCCTGTCGTCGCTCGTTCCGATCGTGACCGAGACGCCGCAGCGCGATCGCACGATCGAGGCGGCTTTCGCCGAGGCGCGGATACCGGTCTTTGGTCCGGACAACGGCCGGCCCGGCTTGCGTCGGCTCGAACTCTCCATCGCGGGCCGGATCGAGGAGTATGACGACTTCGGCACGACCTCCAATCCCAAGCTCGGCCTGGTCTGGTCGCCGGTCGCCGACCTGACGTTCCGGGGATCCTGGGGGACGTCGTTTCGCGCGCCAGCGCTTCCGCAGTTGTTCGATGAGTCCGCGGTTGGCGCGACACTTGTCCCCCGCGCCAACGGATCCCGGCTCCTCGCCATCTATCTGTACGGAGGCAATCCGGACCTGAAGCCGGAGACGGCTGAAACCTGGACAGCCGGGTTCGACTATCGCCGCGCCAACGGCCTGCAACTGAGTGCGAGCTACTTCAACACGCGGTTTGACAACCGCATCGCTCAACCGACCAACGAGAACCTCTCGGGTGTTCTGACTGACCCGTCGCTGGCGCCTTTCGTCCACCTGATCGACCCCGCCAACGCCGCCGATCTCGCCCTGGTCCAAAGCTATATTTCCACCCCCGGCTTCGTCTTCGGAAACCTGTTTCCGCCCTCAACCTATGGCGCTCTTCTGGATGGCCGTTGGGTCAACGCCGCCTCGGTCGCCCTGAGCGGACTGGATCTCGCGGCGGCGTATCCGTTCACGATTGGTGGAGCGACGGTGACCCTGGACGCGACCGCATCGTACCTGTTCGACTACCGTACTCAAACGACGCCCGCGGCGCCGACGCTCGACGTGCTCGATCAGGTTGGACGTCCCACAAGGCTGCGGTCCCGCGCGGGGGCCTCGACGCGGTGGCGGAACTATGCGGCGGACCTTCACTGGATACATGTGTCCGACTATGCCGACGCTTCGGGTCGCAAGATCGACGCCTGGGACACGGCCGATCTCAGCCTCGGCTGGTCGCCCGTCGGCGGCCGGTGGGATGGGCTGACCGTCGCCCTGACGGTCCAGAACCTGTTCGACCGGGATCCCCCG